CGAAACGGAGCCCTCGGGAGTCGGCGCCCAGCCCTGGTACCTCAATCGGGTGCTGAAAGCCGAATGCGAAGCGGGACCCCTGGCCGTCCTTTCCCTCGCCCTGTGGGCGGAGAGGGCCCTCGGCAGGCACCGGCGGACTCCGAAAGGCCCGAGGACCGTGGACGTGGACCTGCTGGCGTGGGGCAGCCTCCTCGTATGCACGCCGAGGCTCGTCCTCCCGCACCCGGCCCTGTCCCGACGCCGGAGCGCCCTGGCGCCGCTGGCGGAGATCGCCCCCATGTGGAGGCACCCGAAGCTGGGGCGCACGGCCGCCGAACTCCTGCAAGCCTGCCCCGACCCGAAGGCCGTCCGGCTATTCCGCGCGGAACTTGATGATGAGCGGTGACCCTTCGAGGTCGAAGGACTCCCTCAGCCCGTTCTTGAGGTAGCGCGCGTAGGGTTCGGGGGGCGGGAGCTTGGAATTCGTGAAAAGGGTGAGGATGGGGGGGGCCTCTCCGGTCTGCGTCGCGTATCGGATCTTCAGTTCCTTGCCCTGGATGGACGGGGGGGAGACCCTGGCCACCAGATCCGCCAGCGTCTTGTTGAGGACCGACGTCGGGATCTTGATTCGGAAGCGGTCGTAGACCTTGGAGGTCATGGGGAGGACCCGGTCCACGTGCCGACCCGTCTTCGCCGACGCCCGCACGAGGGGAAGGTACGGCATGAAGTGGAGCCTCTCCCGGACGGCCTCCTCGGCAGCCTTGGCCCTCTCCTCACCCCCGAGGAGGTCCCACTTGTTGAGGACGACCACGGCGGCGCGTCTCGATCGTTCGATGAGCCCGGCGATGTGGGCATCCTGGTGGGAGGGAGGCTGGGAGGCGTCGAGGACGAGGAGCGCCACGTGGCACGTCTCCAGGCTTCGCCGGGCGAGGATTACGGAGAGAATCTCCGCGCCCTTCTCCGTCTTGCTCTTCCGGCGTATGCCCGCCGTGTCCAGGAGGACGAAGTCCCGTCCGCCCGCAGAGAGGGGGGCGTCCACGGGGTCCCGGGTGGTCCCCGGAATCTCGGAGACCAGGGAACGGTACTGGCCCAGGAGGCGGTTGAGCAGGGAGGACTTCCCCACGTTGGGCCGGCCCACGATGGCCACCCGGATGGAGCCCTCCGCCGAAGGGGGCTCGGCCGGCGCCAGACCCCGCTCCCGGGCCTTCGACCCCACGAAGTCCCAAAGTTCCTCCGCGCCGGTCCCGTGCTCGGCGGACACGGAGAAGACGGGAGAAAGTCCGAGGGAGTAGAACTCCGCCGACCGGGGGGCGTGGCCCTCCACGTCCACCTTGTTGACGACGAGGGCCGCCGGCTTTCCCGACTTGATCAGCCGGCGGGCCAGTTCCTCATCCACCGGGTTGAGCCCCTCCTTCCCGTCCACGAGAAGGAGAACGAGGTCGCCACCCTCCATGGCGACATGGACCTGCTCCTCCACCAGGGAGAGCAGCGCGTCCTCGCGTTCCCCGTAGATGCCTCCGGTGTCCACGATCTGGACCGTCAGGCCGTCCCGCTCCAGGAGAGCGATGTTGAGGTCCCGGGTGACCCCCGGCTGGTCGTGGACGAGCGCCTTCCGGCGTCCGAGAAGGCGGTTGAAGAGCGTCGATTTTCCGACGTTCGGGCGGCCCACGATCACCACGGAGAAGAGGCTGGACAAGGGCACCTCCGGGTGGCATGGTACCATACGGAGCGCCTTGTCCGGGCCGGGAATGGCGGGGGGGCGGAGGTGTTCCAGACAGGGGAGGTGATTGGATGATGGACGGTTCTCACGAGGACGCGATGGGGGAAGAAGAGCGGGCCTGCTACGCGGCCCTCGAGCAGGTGGTGGACCCCGAGCTCGGGCTGGACGTGGTGAGCCTGGGCCTCATCTACCGTCTCGTGTGCAAGGGCGGCGAGGTGGAGATGGACATGACCATGACCTCGCCGGGCTGCCCCGTGGCCGATCAGCTCCTGCTCGAGGCGAACAACGCGCTCCTGAAGGTTCCGGGCGTGGAGCGGGCGCGCGTGCACCTCGTCTGGTCTCCCCCCTGGACCCCCGAGATGATGAGCCTGGAAGCCAAGATGGCCCTGGGATTCGCCTGAATTTCGGAGCCTCGGCACCAATCCTTCCCACCCGTTCGGGCGGTACGGATCAGATTCTTTCCCGGCCCGTGGGGACGAGGCGGATCTCCCAGGCCATGGCGCCCAGGACGAGAAGGCCGACCGCCCCGAACACCGGCCTGAATCCCACCGAGTCCATGATCCATCCCCCCGCCAGCGGAGCCAGGACAGCCGACGGGGTGAGCAGAAACCCCACGAGGCCCAGGGCGTTGCGCCGCTCGTGGGGCCCCGCCAGGTCGATGACCCAGTTGGTCTGGCTCGTGTATTCGGTGGCCAGGAACGCCCCCGTCAGGACGGCCGCGAGGTAGATTGCCGCATCCGGCACGGGCGTGACGAGGAGAAGGGCGGCGGAGGCGAGGCCTCCCTGCCCGATGAGGACGGCGGCCTTGTGGCCGAATCGGTCCCCGAGCCACCCGGCGCCGATTCCCGCGAAGGCCTGGCCCAGGAGGGCCGCCGTTCCGAGGATCGCCGCCGCCGAGGGCGACATGCCCCGCTCCGCCACGGCGAACACCGCGTAGAAGTGGAGAATCAAGGGGTACGCCCCTCGCACGACCCAGCGGCCGCAGAGGTACGGGAGCATCCACCGGCTCCGCCGAAGGGCGCCCCACATGGCCCGAAGGTGTTGGTCCACCCCTCCCGGCCTGACCGGCTCGTCCGGAGCCCCGCCGGCCGTCCCGAGGAAAAGGAAGGAGCCGCCCGCCATGAGCAGGGCCGCGGAGAGAAAGAGCGCGGCGTAGACTTGGGGCGCCGTGCTGTGGCCAAGCAGGTATCCCGCCG
The genomic region above belongs to Acidobacteriota bacterium and contains:
- a CDS encoding MFS transporter, with amino-acid sequence MATWPGHTRNTIFLGGVEAFWGLGMNLVSLGAVIPVFLEGLGASNAAIALLPALSALGVGLPQAFSGTLTRRGGSLRARVLWLHVAAPLPLALVAAGLWSGGVSPVWLVLGGWGAFYALVGTVFPLWLDFMAGILDPERRGRAFGFIFFTQTLAGAAGVTAAGYLLGHSTAPQVYAALFLSAALLMAGGSFLFLGTAGGAPDEPVRPGGVDQHLRAMWGALRRSRWMLPYLCGRWVVRGAYPLILHFYAVFAVAERGMSPSAAAILGTAALLGQAFAGIGAGWLGDRFGHKAAVLIGQGGLASAALLLVTPVPDAAIYLAAVLTGAFLATEYTSQTNWVIDLAGPHERRNALGLVGFLLTPSAVLAPLAGGWIMDSVGFRPVFGAVGLLVLGAMAWEIRLVPTGRERI
- the der gene encoding ribosome biogenesis GTPase Der, coding for MSSLFSVVIVGRPNVGKSTLFNRLLGRRKALVHDQPGVTRDLNIALLERDGLTVQIVDTGGIYGEREDALLSLVEEQVHVAMEGGDLVLLLVDGKEGLNPVDEELARRLIKSGKPAALVVNKVDVEGHAPRSAEFYSLGLSPVFSVSAEHGTGAEELWDFVGSKARERGLAPAEPPSAEGSIRVAIVGRPNVGKSSLLNRLLGQYRSLVSEIPGTTRDPVDAPLSAGGRDFVLLDTAGIRRKSKTEKGAEILSVILARRSLETCHVALLVLDASQPPSHQDAHIAGLIERSRRAAVVVLNKWDLLGGEERAKAAEEAVRERLHFMPYLPLVRASAKTGRHVDRVLPMTSKVYDRFRIKIPTSVLNKTLADLVARVSPPSIQGKELKIRYATQTGEAPPILTLFTNSKLPPPEPYARYLKNGLRESFDLEGSPLIIKFRAE
- the folK gene encoding 2-amino-4-hydroxy-6-hydroxymethyldihydropteridine diphosphokinase, which gives rise to MFTGPCSPPDAYLLLGSNLGDRLAYIEAAARLLERSGRVRVTDRSRVYETEPSGVGAQPWYLNRVLKAECEAGPLAVLSLALWAERALGRHRRTPKGPRTVDVDLLAWGSLLVCTPRLVLPHPALSRRRSALAPLAEIAPMWRHPKLGRTAAELLQACPDPKAVRLFRAELDDER
- a CDS encoding metal-sulfur cluster assembly factor, whose product is MMDGSHEDAMGEEERACYAALEQVVDPELGLDVVSLGLIYRLVCKGGEVEMDMTMTSPGCPVADQLLLEANNALLKVPGVERARVHLVWSPPWTPEMMSLEAKMALGFA